In Methanosarcina siciliae T4/M, one genomic interval encodes:
- a CDS encoding 4Fe-4S binding protein, which produces MQDDMRLSVFSEKKDRQLVYKPEICIGCGTCVQACPKGVLSVGAVGAVARGLLDADFLEMTKRDECLVCGICARVCPTGALELRQEGKPLNDTSYISKAVKPTSVNENCVHCGLCEDICPQGCIEVIREISGDGSLKLVGKTDIDTECCVHCGWCAAVCPVDAISVEKPFAGTWTRAEDVCQTCHTCIDVCPANAIFNKKAKSGERVEKITHRPDACIYCGACAVSCPVDAIDVRKTAILPEMEKKGPLEKKLLDAPVPEALLRTRLETDEAACLGCGNCVIVCPVNALNNRELASGYLNDMDEKALLEVRNGKVSVVNQDVCGGDGTCALICPVNAIWLVKKEVE; this is translated from the coding sequence CTGCGGGACCTGCGTACAGGCATGCCCCAAAGGTGTCCTTTCCGTAGGAGCCGTGGGAGCTGTAGCTAGAGGGCTTCTGGATGCGGACTTTCTGGAAATGACGAAAAGAGACGAATGCCTTGTCTGCGGGATCTGCGCAAGGGTTTGCCCCACAGGAGCCCTTGAACTGAGGCAGGAAGGTAAGCCCCTCAATGACACATCCTATATCTCAAAGGCCGTGAAGCCGACTTCAGTAAACGAAAATTGTGTCCACTGCGGGCTCTGTGAGGATATCTGCCCTCAGGGCTGTATTGAGGTAATCCGGGAGATTTCAGGGGATGGAAGCCTGAAACTGGTCGGAAAGACCGATATTGATACAGAGTGCTGTGTCCACTGTGGCTGGTGTGCTGCGGTCTGTCCCGTAGACGCCATTTCCGTGGAAAAACCCTTTGCAGGGACCTGGACCCGGGCAGAAGATGTCTGCCAGACCTGCCACACCTGTATTGATGTCTGTCCTGCAAATGCCATATTCAATAAAAAAGCCAAATCCGGAGAAAGAGTCGAAAAGATTACTCACCGGCCCGATGCCTGTATTTACTGCGGGGCCTGTGCGGTTTCCTGTCCTGTAGATGCTATTGATGTCCGAAAAACCGCAATTCTGCCGGAGATGGAGAAAAAAGGTCCTCTCGAGAAAAAACTGCTCGACGCCCCGGTCCCCGAAGCCCTGCTCCGCACTCGCCTGGAAACGGATGAAGCTGCATGTCTGGGCTGTGGGAACTGTGTGATCGTCTGTCCTGTAAACGCTCTCAATAACCGTGAACTTGCTTCAGGGTACCTCAACGACATGGACGAAAAAGCTCTCCTTGAGGTCAGGAACGGGAAAGTTTCGGTTGTAAACCAGGACGTGTGCGGAGGAGACGGGACCTGCGCTCTTATCTGCCCTGTAAATGCTATCTGGCTTGTGAAAAAAGAGGTGGAATAA
- a CDS encoding formylmethanofuran dehydrogenase subunit C yields the protein MITPDSFAGKSAEEIGMLSVWQGPTTYPLSDFFEVTGNAGSSAAETLVRIKGDAMRIKRIGEGMSAGKIEIEGSAGMHVGTGMKGGEIVVYGDADSWAGMEMLGGLLHIKGNAGDHVGCAYRGKWHGMKGGCIIIGGSARHQLGGGMDGGEILVEGNVEGFCGIRQNGGLIVVKGGALRTVGVEMAGGTIVVGGKIQRFSPGFEFVSMENKVTSGETEIIGEFKKFTGDYAISKRAKGALYVSADANPEL from the coding sequence GTGATTACTCCTGACTCCTTTGCAGGCAAAAGTGCAGAAGAAATAGGAATGCTTTCCGTCTGGCAGGGGCCTACAACCTATCCTCTTTCCGATTTCTTTGAAGTAACAGGCAATGCAGGCAGTTCTGCCGCCGAGACCCTGGTCCGCATAAAAGGCGATGCAATGAGGATCAAAAGGATCGGAGAAGGCATGAGTGCAGGTAAAATTGAAATTGAGGGCTCTGCAGGTATGCATGTCGGGACCGGGATGAAAGGAGGCGAGATCGTCGTTTACGGAGATGCCGATTCCTGGGCTGGCATGGAAATGCTTGGTGGGCTCCTTCACATCAAGGGCAATGCCGGGGACCATGTGGGCTGTGCTTACAGAGGCAAGTGGCACGGCATGAAAGGCGGGTGCATAATTATCGGAGGCTCGGCCCGGCACCAGCTCGGCGGTGGCATGGACGGCGGCGAAATTCTGGTGGAAGGCAATGTTGAAGGCTTCTGCGGGATTCGCCAGAACGGCGGGCTCATTGTCGTAAAAGGCGGGGCTCTTCGCACAGTTGGAGTGGAAATGGCAGGCGGAACCATAGTTGTCGGGGGAAAAATTCAGCGCTTCTCCCCGGGTTTCGAATTTGTGTCCATGGAAAACAAAGTCACTTCGGGTGAGACTGAGATAATAGGCGAGTTTAAGAAGTTCACAGGGGACTATGCGATCAGCAAGAGGGCAAAAGGAGCTCTCTATGTGTCTGCAGATGCAAACCCGGAGCTCTGA
- a CDS encoding molybdopterin dinucleotide binding domain-containing protein has product MEVLLITGSTIDEGRLAKGGDKFTDDYTMECASCWISPADFVSLCSPAKVKVTSRDGKHSIVVYSKCTDSVQPGQVFMPRAIWSNVVIDPDTLSTGSPLYKGAPVNVEPSGEEVLSAEDVVLKVYIGGQ; this is encoded by the coding sequence ATGGAAGTATTACTCATTACCGGAAGTACGATTGACGAAGGCAGGCTTGCCAAAGGGGGGGACAAGTTCACGGATGATTACACCATGGAATGTGCATCCTGCTGGATTTCTCCTGCGGATTTCGTGTCCCTCTGTTCCCCTGCTAAAGTAAAGGTAACAAGCAGGGACGGGAAACATTCGATTGTTGTTTATTCTAAATGTACGGATTCGGTCCAGCCTGGACAGGTGTTCATGCCGAGGGCTATCTGGTCGAATGTTGTCATCGATCCCGATACCCTTTCCACGGGTTCCCCTCTCTATAAGGGTGCCCCGGTAAATGTTGAGCCATCGGGAGAAGAGGTTCTCAGCGCCGAAGATGTAGTGCTGAAAGTTTATATCGGAGGGCAGTGA
- a CDS encoding formylmethanofuran dehydrogenase subunit B: MIYKNIVCPVCGAACDDIQVEYGDGKIEARNACKMGNAKFKEVVSSHRIRQPLIKDGGKLTPAAWDEALERAADILVSAKRPLLFMGSETSCEAHEIGLKIGEYLGALVDSNATICHGPTAMGIQESGKVGATEGQKKNRGDLIVYWGTNPLESMPRQMSRYGVFPRGYWTKRGRFDRTVITVDPRRTPTAVASDLHVQLKPSSDYELASALLTMLHGKTPHPSVEEITGVPIPVMEEMLDMMKNCNFGAISVGLGLSSSIGKHRNAEIAMNLVKELNNYSKFTLGALRGHCNVAGFNQVASYMYGYPFGLDFMRGHPRYNPGEYTTVDVLREKDVDAALVMCADLVCHIPADCAAYLAEIPMVCLDIAPCPSTAASDVVLPGVIDAMECDGTFYRLDDVAVHFEPFTSSPFEFTKSNEDTLKQLFEKIKTRK, encoded by the coding sequence ATGATTTACAAAAACATAGTCTGTCCTGTGTGCGGGGCAGCCTGTGATGATATCCAGGTTGAGTACGGGGACGGAAAGATTGAGGCCAGAAACGCATGTAAAATGGGGAATGCCAAGTTCAAGGAAGTCGTAAGTTCCCACAGAATCAGGCAGCCTCTTATCAAAGATGGTGGAAAACTGACCCCTGCAGCCTGGGACGAAGCTCTCGAGAGAGCTGCCGATATCCTCGTCTCGGCAAAGCGCCCCCTCCTTTTCATGGGCAGTGAGACTTCCTGCGAAGCCCATGAAATCGGGCTCAAGATCGGGGAATACCTGGGTGCACTTGTTGACTCAAACGCAACTATCTGCCATGGCCCGACAGCAATGGGGATCCAGGAGTCCGGAAAAGTCGGTGCAACCGAAGGGCAGAAGAAAAACAGAGGCGACCTCATTGTCTACTGGGGAACCAATCCTCTCGAGTCCATGCCCAGGCAGATGTCCAGGTACGGGGTTTTCCCGAGAGGTTACTGGACCAAACGCGGGCGTTTTGACCGTACGGTCATCACTGTGGACCCGAGAAGAACTCCTACGGCTGTTGCTTCCGATCTGCACGTGCAGCTTAAACCCAGCTCGGACTACGAACTTGCAAGTGCTCTCCTCACCATGCTCCACGGGAAAACTCCTCACCCTTCAGTAGAAGAAATCACAGGAGTCCCGATCCCGGTCATGGAAGAGATGCTCGATATGATGAAGAACTGCAACTTCGGAGCCATTTCCGTAGGTCTCGGGCTCTCCTCTTCCATTGGAAAGCACAGGAATGCCGAAATTGCAATGAACCTGGTAAAGGAGCTGAACAACTACTCCAAGTTCACTCTCGGAGCTCTCAGAGGCCACTGCAACGTTGCAGGTTTTAACCAGGTCGCTTCTTACATGTACGGTTACCCCTTCGGGCTCGACTTCATGCGCGGACACCCGCGGTACAACCCCGGAGAATACACAACTGTGGACGTGCTGAGGGAAAAAGACGTGGATGCGGCCCTTGTGATGTGTGCCGACCTTGTCTGCCACATCCCTGCAGACTGTGCAGCCTATCTTGCCGAAATCCCGATGGTCTGCCTGGACATTGCTCCCTGTCCGAGTACAGCCGCTTCGGATGTTGTGCTCCCGGGAGTCATTGACGCCATGGAATGTGACGGGACTTTCTACAGGCTCGACGATGTCGCAGTGCACTTCGAACCCTTCACAAGCTCTCCCTTCGAGTTTACGAAGAGCAACGAAGATACCCTGAAGCAGCTCTTTGAGAAGATAAAAACAAGAAAGTAA
- a CDS encoding SIMPL domain-containing protein, whose product MSQENKNDKSYYVIIALSVVLVLMSATIYAISQNGSEKGTENTISMSGYAEQKVVPDTATLNIGVVVQSETAKEASDENAALMSAVIAELKAMGLQDREIKTSYVYVYPVYNYENERTITGYSASNSVQITTTNLDNLSEIIDRSTAAGANEIGSISFSVSDDMQKQLREDLMNEAVTDASSKATALAKSLGVEVTGVKASSISENGGSRVYYDYDIATEEMGSGAVSTPVQPGESTVSMSVQVTYYIE is encoded by the coding sequence ATGTCACAGGAAAATAAAAACGATAAATCTTATTATGTTATCATTGCGCTATCAGTTGTTCTGGTGCTAATGTCAGCAACGATATACGCCATTTCACAGAACGGGTCCGAAAAGGGCACGGAAAATACTATTTCCATGAGTGGGTATGCTGAACAGAAAGTTGTTCCTGACACGGCAACATTGAACATAGGGGTTGTAGTTCAGTCTGAAACTGCAAAGGAAGCATCGGATGAAAATGCAGCCCTTATGAGCGCCGTAATAGCAGAACTCAAAGCAATGGGCCTTCAGGACAGGGAAATAAAGACCTCCTATGTTTACGTGTACCCGGTATATAACTACGAGAACGAACGAACAATCACAGGTTACTCTGCATCCAACAGCGTGCAGATCACAACCACAAATCTCGACAACCTGAGTGAGATCATTGACAGGTCCACAGCCGCCGGAGCTAATGAAATCGGAAGCATTTCCTTCTCGGTCTCAGATGATATGCAAAAGCAGCTTCGTGAAGACCTGATGAACGAGGCAGTAACCGATGCATCATCAAAAGCCACTGCACTTGCTAAGAGCCTGGGGGTTGAGGTTACTGGCGTGAAAGCCTCGTCCATAAGTGAAAACGGCGGTTCCAGAGTCTATTACGATTACGATATTGCAACGGAAGAAATGGGTTCAGGTGCGGTTTCCACTCCTGTCCAGCCAGGCGAGTCTACTGTTTCAATGTCAGTACAGGTCACGTATTATATTGAATAA
- a CDS encoding GNAT family N-acetyltransferase: MGEIEVRELLPSEYKEWNLLVEKAQAGTLFHTSDWLEICRDALSKDFKIYGCFRKGELVGGCPLFIKDIKGMLKVATSTCNMTSYSGPLMKESASSKASKQAQETHEILNSLREFLCRQGFDSIHLTFSPGFEDIRPFTWNGWNSAVRYTHYLNLKENADNNLSMERRLELKSADEAGLKTRISNDPETYYRLLSSAYEKRNLKPPLPGGFYERVFNLIKAKDIGYMFVSETPEDEAVAAHLNLYGKKCAVIWTSALNPDFGHLGSNALLYYNEFLDLKSRNFEYMNVMAANVPTFVDFIMGFSPKLIPYYNVTLESKKYSIAKTLYKTLHKETY; the protein is encoded by the coding sequence ATGGGCGAAATTGAAGTCAGGGAATTATTGCCATCCGAATACAAAGAATGGAACTTGCTTGTAGAAAAAGCTCAAGCCGGTACGCTTTTTCACACAAGTGACTGGCTGGAAATCTGCAGGGATGCCCTGTCAAAAGATTTTAAAATCTACGGTTGTTTCAGAAAAGGAGAGCTTGTGGGAGGATGCCCTCTTTTTATAAAAGATATCAAAGGAATGTTGAAAGTGGCAACTTCAACCTGTAATATGACCAGCTACAGTGGACCTCTTATGAAAGAGAGTGCCAGCTCCAAAGCAAGTAAACAGGCACAGGAAACTCACGAAATCCTCAATTCTCTCAGGGAATTTCTCTGCAGGCAGGGATTTGACAGCATTCATCTTACGTTCTCTCCGGGATTTGAGGACATAAGACCGTTTACGTGGAATGGATGGAATTCTGCTGTACGTTATACCCATTATCTTAATCTTAAAGAAAACGCAGACAACAACCTTTCAATGGAAAGGCGGCTGGAACTTAAAAGTGCAGACGAAGCCGGGCTTAAAACGAGAATCTCAAACGACCCTGAAACATATTACCGTCTGCTTTCATCGGCTTACGAAAAACGGAATTTAAAACCACCCTTACCAGGAGGGTTCTATGAAAGAGTTTTTAATTTGATTAAGGCAAAAGACATTGGATACATGTTTGTCTCAGAGACTCCCGAGGATGAAGCTGTTGCAGCCCACTTAAATCTTTACGGAAAGAAATGCGCTGTAATCTGGACCTCAGCCCTGAACCCGGATTTTGGCCATCTGGGCTCAAATGCTCTTCTGTATTATAATGAATTTCTTGACCTGAAATCCCGAAACTTCGAATACATGAACGTAATGGCAGCAAATGTTCCCACATTTGTGGATTTTATAATGGGTTTTTCCCCGAAGCTAATTCCATACTATAACGTGACCCTGGAGAGCAAAAAATATTCAATCGCGAAAACCTTGTATAAAACCCTTCATAAGGAAACTTATTGA
- a CDS encoding class I SAM-dependent methyltransferase, with protein sequence MLKPKNVWEEFFADKRSGGHRSSAEEFLAMEAKEKLFHLDGGKILLDFGCGAGELLVYYAQEYEKTIGVDFSPSMLEEASKRIRARNCKNTTLILADDKTVWDKLDSSFDRITAAGVFQYLTYQEIDDFIFNASKYLNEGGKIVLFDMLDPRLYPLWRMGLFSQDKSCRKILSKAVCGVKNSISSSLKRRPRDILGYSHYPNKIKKISNKNGFEMICVQSMYYEYKYHAIIFRS encoded by the coding sequence ATTTTGAAACCAAAAAATGTATGGGAAGAGTTTTTTGCAGATAAGAGAAGCGGAGGCCACAGATCTTCAGCTGAGGAATTTCTTGCTATGGAAGCAAAGGAAAAATTATTCCACCTGGATGGCGGAAAAATCCTTCTTGACTTTGGGTGCGGAGCCGGAGAGCTTCTGGTTTATTATGCACAGGAATATGAAAAGACGATAGGAGTTGACTTTTCCCCCTCCATGCTTGAGGAAGCAAGCAAAAGAATAAGGGCCAGAAATTGTAAAAATACAACTTTAATCCTGGCTGACGACAAAACTGTCTGGGACAAGCTGGACTCTTCCTTCGATAGAATAACTGCAGCCGGAGTATTTCAATACCTGACATATCAAGAAATTGATGATTTTATTTTCAATGCATCAAAATATCTTAATGAAGGAGGTAAAATAGTATTATTTGACATGCTGGACCCTCGCTTATACCCCTTATGGAGAATGGGACTGTTTTCACAGGATAAAAGTTGCCGGAAAATATTATCCAAAGCGGTTTGCGGGGTTAAAAATTCAATATCGTCAAGCTTGAAAAGACGCCCAAGAGATATTTTGGGGTATTCCCATTATCCCAATAAAATTAAAAAAATTTCAAATAAAAATGGTTTTGAAATGATTTGTGTACAATCAATGTATTACGAATACAAATATCATGCAATAATATTCCGAAGTTAA
- the purN gene encoding phosphoribosylglycinamide formyltransferase: MISENTAKLHIAIFASHTGTNMQAIIDACRRGDLNGKVCAVISNNSNSQALEKARIAGVSEYHLSNKTYPEEDELDEAICKVLTESGADIVALAGYMKKLGPKVLKQYRGRILNIHPSLLPKYGGKGMYGTYVHEAVIGAGEKTTGVTIHLVEEEYDTGKIIRQCEIEVLGGDTIDTLSKRVLEREHAFYVETLKLISEGVIKL, translated from the coding sequence ATGATAAGTGAAAATACAGCGAAACTGCATATCGCAATATTTGCTTCCCATACAGGAACCAATATGCAGGCAATTATTGATGCTTGCAGAAGAGGGGATTTGAATGGGAAAGTATGTGCTGTTATAAGCAACAACTCAAATTCGCAAGCACTGGAGAAGGCAAGAATAGCAGGAGTCTCTGAATATCACCTAAGCAATAAAACGTATCCGGAAGAAGATGAATTGGATGAAGCAATATGTAAAGTACTAACTGAAAGTGGTGCAGACATAGTTGCCCTTGCCGGGTACATGAAAAAGCTGGGCCCTAAGGTTTTGAAACAGTACAGAGGACGTATACTCAACATTCATCCTTCACTCTTGCCCAAATACGGCGGCAAAGGGATGTATGGGACCTACGTGCACGAAGCGGTTATCGGTGCGGGAGAGAAAACAACGGGAGTTACAATTCATCTGGTAGAAGAGGAATATGATACGGGAAAAATAATTCGGCAATGTGAAATTGAGGTCCTGGGGGGTGATACGATAGATACCCTGTCAAAAAGGGTTCTTGAAAGAGAACACGCCTTCTATGTGGAGACCTTGAAACTAATAAGTGAAGGTGTAATTAAACTGTAA
- a CDS encoding Cof-type HAD-IIB family hydrolase gives MPEIYISDLDGTLLQNNATLSDFAAENLTRLLNGDLNFTIATARSVVSVQQILKYLPLKLPVIEFNGAFISDFETGRHLIINDIPGDIKEEIFEHILQYNLTPFISSFNGTEDCLYYEQVENEGMEWYVNSRIRANDKRLRKAILRETLVENVVCFTVVDKLDNLLELTNLLQEKYTRQIEIHLMENQYSPGWYWLTIHDCKATKDQAIGLLLKQYGFRLNDLTVFGDNANDIKMFKLARHKIAVSNAKPELKKYATRIIGTNEEDSVVKYIMGNYKDGSPFPR, from the coding sequence ATGCCTGAAATCTATATATCTGATTTGGATGGTACTTTGCTTCAGAATAATGCTACATTATCAGATTTTGCTGCAGAAAACTTGACGAGATTATTAAATGGGGACTTAAATTTTACAATTGCCACAGCAAGAAGTGTAGTCTCTGTTCAACAAATATTAAAGTATTTACCTTTGAAGCTTCCTGTCATAGAGTTCAATGGGGCATTTATCAGTGATTTTGAGACGGGCAGACATTTAATTATTAATGATATTCCAGGAGATATTAAGGAAGAGATATTCGAGCATATTTTACAGTATAATCTTACTCCCTTCATATCCAGTTTTAATGGTACTGAAGATTGCTTATATTATGAACAGGTTGAAAATGAAGGTATGGAATGGTATGTAAACAGCAGGATAAGGGCAAACGATAAGCGACTAAGGAAAGCGATTCTGCGAGAAACCCTTGTTGAGAATGTTGTATGCTTTACTGTTGTGGATAAACTAGATAATTTGCTTGAGCTAACAAATCTGCTACAAGAAAAATATACAAGACAGATTGAAATCCATCTAATGGAAAACCAATATTCTCCGGGCTGGTATTGGCTCACCATACACGATTGCAAGGCAACAAAAGACCAGGCGATTGGTCTTCTTCTAAAGCAATATGGATTTCGATTAAACGACTTAACTGTATTCGGAGATAACGCAAACGATATCAAGATGTTCAAATTAGCCAGGCATAAAATAGCCGTTAGTAATGCAAAACCGGAGTTAAAGAAATATGCAACTCGGATTATTGGAACAAACGAAGAAGATAGTGTTGTAAAGTACATTATGGGTAATTATAAGGACGGTAGTCCATTCCCGCGCTGA
- a CDS encoding Rossmann-like domain-containing protein has translation MPETEYLGRVKLPEKEEKGKKERRMTGIERRERAEEGMGEETGILPALVAALKNDLGPALEEIEVKDVRIGLAYTGVLLSENYGGVACTPLYEFSCCPALGFTETLKGKTADKLLELALSGKTLEAAVGIATANALSHMLRDLEPEHFRRSYSDILDLVKPEDRVAMVGYFGPLVPKILKITGKLTILEKREIESPQARTLSSEKAREILPSSDVIILSASTLANGTFDELLSFRGAAREVVLLGPTAPLYPEPFFEKGITAVMGTRIIDPRTMLTVVSEAGGTKKLHKYCGEKVAFRRNE, from the coding sequence ATGCCGGAAACAGAATATCTCGGAAGGGTAAAGCTCCCGGAAAAAGAAGAAAAAGGAAAAAAGGAGAGAAGAATGACAGGAATTGAAAGAAGGGAAAGGGCAGAGGAAGGAATGGGGGAAGAAACAGGAATCCTGCCCGCCCTTGTAGCTGCACTTAAAAACGACCTGGGCCCTGCCCTTGAAGAAATCGAAGTAAAGGATGTCAGGATAGGACTTGCCTATACAGGAGTCCTGCTTTCCGAAAACTACGGAGGTGTTGCCTGCACCCCCCTCTACGAGTTTTCCTGCTGCCCTGCCCTGGGTTTTACGGAAACCCTGAAAGGAAAAACTGCGGATAAGTTGCTCGAACTTGCCCTGTCGGGAAAAACCCTTGAAGCCGCGGTCGGGATTGCAACCGCAAATGCGCTTTCCCACATGCTGCGGGACCTGGAACCCGAACACTTCCGGCGCTCCTACTCGGACATCCTGGACCTTGTAAAACCTGAAGACAGAGTGGCAATGGTAGGTTATTTCGGACCTCTCGTCCCGAAAATCCTGAAAATAACCGGGAAACTCACGATCCTGGAAAAGCGTGAAATCGAATCTCCTCAAGCCAGGACACTCTCTTCGGAAAAAGCCAGAGAAATCCTCCCCTCATCGGATGTGATCATCCTCAGTGCAAGTACCCTCGCCAACGGGACCTTTGATGAACTCCTTTCCTTCCGTGGGGCAGCAAGAGAAGTTGTCCTGCTCGGTCCAACTGCTCCTCTCTACCCCGAACCCTTCTTCGAAAAGGGAATTACAGCAGTGATGGGGACCCGAATTATTGACCCCCGGACAATGCTAACAGTGGTCAGTGAGGCGGGAGGCACTAAGAAATTACACAAATACTGCGGAGAGAAAGTGGCGTTCAGAAGAAACGAATAA
- a CDS encoding beta/alpha barrel domain-containing protein — protein sequence MMDLLDLYFYEDCPYQDESAELLKLEGRGKMRILSRENGTCACAGELAEYYERKSLKTPNYLGDGETFKPGDEIFEAEGDLKLLFRFWRVTQTFLTITCAIATKTASMVSEGRKANPDLIIATSRKTHPGFRIFEMKAVRAGGGDIHRNSLSDSIQFSQNHLEAVGELGKLRAVKKIEIEPRTREEAFKYAEMADIMLLDHLSPEELQELGPELKKLNSKLELAVGGIEAKKIPEYAPFVDIIVISAPYYAKPLDFTTKINRI from the coding sequence ATGATGGACCTTTTAGACCTTTATTTTTATGAGGACTGCCCCTACCAGGATGAAAGTGCGGAACTGCTCAAGCTTGAAGGCAGGGGAAAAATGAGGATATTATCAAGAGAAAACGGAACCTGTGCCTGTGCAGGGGAGCTGGCGGAGTATTACGAAAGAAAAAGCTTGAAAACCCCGAATTACCTCGGAGACGGAGAGACTTTCAAGCCCGGAGATGAAATTTTCGAAGCAGAAGGAGACCTCAAACTCCTGTTCAGGTTCTGGAGAGTCACCCAGACCTTCCTTACCATCACGTGCGCGATTGCCACAAAAACAGCTTCCATGGTAAGTGAAGGAAGAAAGGCAAACCCGGACCTGATTATTGCAACAAGCCGAAAAACCCACCCGGGGTTCCGGATATTTGAGATGAAAGCCGTCCGGGCAGGAGGAGGTGATATCCACCGAAATTCCCTCAGTGATTCCATCCAGTTCAGCCAGAACCACCTGGAAGCCGTAGGAGAGTTGGGAAAACTCAGAGCCGTAAAGAAAATAGAAATCGAGCCCCGAACAAGGGAAGAAGCATTCAAATATGCCGAAATGGCAGATATAATGCTCCTTGACCACCTTTCACCGGAAGAACTTCAAGAACTCGGGCCCGAACTAAAGAAGCTAAACTCCAAACTCGAACTTGCAGTCGGAGGAATCGAAGCAAAAAAGATCCCCGAATATGCTCCCTTCGTTGATATTATCGTCATAAGCGCTCCATATTACGCAAAACCCCTTGACTTTACAACGAAGATCAACAGAATATAA
- a CDS encoding ATP-binding cassette domain-containing protein — protein sequence MNFLEVRDICLDMGSFELKGIDLKAEKGDYVALIGPSGSGKSLLLETIIGFYGPRQGNVFLEGRDITFFPPDKRQISIVYQDNMLFPHMDIFENIAYALKKKLKDKKQIELEVTQIAGVLGIRELLHRKPDTLSGGEKQRASLARSLVIRPKLLLLDEPFSALDARTREKLREMLKKAIAEYSTTILHVTHDFEDVWALANRVVVIRKGEVMQTGDPESVFRRPSPDFVAEFLGTNVLKGTVKALEGKITVIDAEGMEIYSADPAEPGEDVTVSIRPEEIILAGGTVESSARNNLKGRVSGIFKKEHLVVVEVKLGNAEIKAVVTPTSCEMLGLEPGREMYAVFKASNARIIR from the coding sequence GTGAATTTCCTGGAAGTCAGGGACATCTGCCTTGACATGGGGAGCTTTGAACTCAAAGGCATAGACCTGAAAGCCGAAAAAGGAGACTATGTAGCCCTGATCGGGCCCTCGGGCAGCGGGAAATCTCTCCTGCTTGAAACCATAATAGGATTTTACGGGCCCAGGCAAGGAAACGTTTTCCTTGAAGGCAGGGACATAACCTTCTTTCCCCCCGACAAAAGGCAGATCAGCATAGTGTACCAGGACAACATGCTTTTCCCCCATATGGATATTTTTGAAAATATCGCATACGCCCTTAAGAAAAAGCTGAAGGACAAAAAGCAGATCGAACTCGAGGTAACACAGATTGCCGGGGTCCTCGGGATAAGAGAACTTCTTCACAGGAAACCGGATACCCTGAGTGGAGGAGAAAAGCAAAGGGCATCCCTTGCAAGAAGCCTGGTTATCAGGCCAAAGCTGCTCCTTCTGGACGAGCCTTTCAGTGCCCTTGATGCAAGAACAAGGGAAAAGCTCAGGGAAATGCTGAAAAAAGCAATTGCGGAGTACAGCACCACCATTCTGCACGTGACCCATGATTTCGAAGACGTCTGGGCCCTGGCAAACCGGGTGGTTGTCATAAGAAAAGGGGAAGTTATGCAGACAGGAGACCCCGAATCAGTCTTCAGGCGGCCTTCTCCGGATTTCGTGGCCGAGTTTCTGGGCACCAACGTGCTGAAAGGGACGGTAAAGGCTCTCGAAGGAAAAATCACAGTTATTGACGCCGAAGGCATGGAGATCTATTCCGCAGACCCCGCCGAGCCCGGAGAAGATGTCACGGTCTCCATCCGCCCGGAAGAAATCATCCTCGCCGGAGGAACTGTGGAAAGTTCGGCCCGAAACAACCTGAAAGGAAGAGTTTCGGGAATTTTCAAAAAGGAACACCTTGTCGTAGTCGAGGTGAAGCTGGGGAATGCAGAAATTAAAGCCGTGGTTACGCCGACATCATGTGAAATGCTCGGGCTCGAACCGGGCAGGGAAATGTATGCTGTGTTCAAAGCTTCGAATGCCCGGATAATAAGATAA